TGTAATTGACTTTCTAAAGACCTTTGTCTCATTAGATTTAAGTATCTTTATATATCCACATTTAGGACATTCCATTACTGGGACATTATCTCGTAATCTGGTAATCATAGTTGAACCACATTTGGGACAAAAATACGTAGTCTCATCCCTACAAAATACTTCCTATTCAATTTTATTTCTACAACAGTTATAAACTTTATCTACAGGAAACTACATTACTTATGTATAGAAGGTGCTATAGGTATTTAGTATATCAGCACTCAAGACCTCTATCACCAATCATATGTTCCGAGCTCATCATATCTATCTATATAGACTATTATTAAAAATCATACAAAGCTTATAATTCTTATAGTAGCTAAGATAGTTTAGTATCTGCATAATATATAGTTTAGAATTCAATTGGGATAATCATGAAATTCCTATCATTATATGAAGTTAGTCAGATAATAAATAGATGTGATGCCATTATAGAGGTTGTAGAAGCTAGAAATCCAATAAGTCTAATTGATACTAGGATTGAGAAAATTGCTAAAAGAATGGGTAAGGAGATTATATTAGTTCTCAGTAAAAGTGATTTAGTACCACGAAATATTTGTCTTGAATGGCAAGAATACTTTAGAGATAGAGGTATTGTTGCAATATGCTTTTCTACGGTGATTAAGAGTAGTATAAGTAGATTCAAAAGATTTTTAGTAGAGCATATTGAGAAAAGACCTGCTTATTACCTCCTAATAGGCTATCCTAAAGTTGGTAAATCCTCTATAATCAATGCTCTAAAAGGCTATAAATCAGCTCCTACAAGTCCTTATCCAGGTTCTCCAGGATATACAAAAGGTGTCCAACTCTATTTAATAACTCCAGGAATATATATTATCGATACCCCTGGTGTATTGCCCCCTATAACTAATGATATAGAGGTTACTATAAGAAGACAACCTATAGAAATGATTGAAAACCCTGTTAAAATTGCAATAACATTGATAGAGAGAATACTTTCATTTGATGTAAATACATTTAGAAATATATATAGAGTTCATTCAACAGAACCTATAGAGATTTTAAGAGAATTAGCATACAAAAAAGGCTGGCTTATGAAAAAGTATCGCGAACCTAATATAGATGAAGTTGCTAGAAATATAATTAGAGATTACTTAAACGGAAAAATACCTTTCTATACATCACCTAGAAGCATTTTAGATGATGTTAAAGTCTTTAAGCCTAAGTAATATTCTATTCATATATCTTTCCTCTAGACTATAGCTCTTCATTAATTTACTTATAATATCCTTACTTATTACTCTATCCTTGGAATATCTCTTCCTAACCTCGTAAACTATTCTTGAAATCTTATCATCAACACTCATATTAGAGATTATAGCGCTTTCTAAAGATTCTCCTAAAAATCTTACTCTCATTACAATATCTACTATCTTATTTAATTCATTAGGTACACCTATAGCACTTGATCCTAGTCTTATAGACTTACTCTTTATATCTAAATTGTTAAGAGCTAAAAGCATACTAGTTGCATAGGGTCTAGAGAATTTTCTATCCACAATTCCTCCAATAATAAAATAATCATTGGATAGTATATCCTGAGAAGTTAGTGCTTCATCTGCATAAGGATCTAATAGTACTGCTCTTTCTAATTCTATCGTCTTATAAAGAGAATCATCATAGCATATTCTTGCTAGGGTAGAAATCTTGTTTAGTAATGGATTAAAGTATAGTGGCATATTAACAATAGCTATATGTAAATCTGTTAACCATAGCCTAATAGTGTTAATAGCTAATACCAATTGTTTTACGAGAACCTTTAACTCCATATCGTGATGCAATTCAAAAAGACTAAGATCCACTATAATCAAAGGTTTCATAGGCATTATAAGCTTTAGATACCTCGCTATAGTCTCTGTTACATCATTAAAACACTCTTCATCTCTATCAATAACACAGTATTCAAATTCTCTAAAATTCTTTACTTCATATAATATTGTTACTCCATTAAAACTCCACATCGGATTCCCATAAACACTCTTTCTACATACTCTAACCTTATTTAGTAGTATAGCATTAGCTAAAACATGAAGCACCCTATCTCCTCCACCAACATTCTTTGTAATATATTTTTTAATTACCTTTCTACTCAAAACAATATGATCTATTCCTAGTATTTTTAGTGAATTCGAAAAACTTTTAGCAACTATATCTATACTCATACACTTATTAACATTACGAGCAGAGATAAATTAGCTTGTTGAAACAGCTTCCATATTGCCTACATTACTACCTGTAGTAAACGACTCTTCCTTTTCACCAACAACAATAGTAAATTTATTACCATTTAGTAAAGCACTAAGAATTTTCTCACCCTCTTTAGAAAGTCTATATAACCTATAGTTTCCACGCACATATACAACTTCTATCAAACCTAGAGCCTCAAGTATATGAAAAGCTGCTAAAACCTCATATCTAGGTAATCCTGTAGCTGATATAACATCACTAGGAGACGCTATCCTATCTTTTAAAGCACTTAAAATTGATCCCAATTTCTCCTTTGAGGACATCTATTTCACCTATTCTAAGTTAATTATGGTAGATAGACATATTTTAAATAAAGAGACATTTAAAAGAATTGAGAAGACAATATATAACACTAGATTATATAGGGACTCTATTGAAATATAGAGACATAAACATTATAGAATTTAGGAAAAGTATCTTAAGCCCATTAACAAGAGTAAAAACATATTCATTCCAGCCTAACAAAACATTAATATATCTAGATAACACTAACTCATTATTGGCACATCCCTATATTCAATACATAGATAGTGCTAATACCCTTATCTTCTCCCTAGCACCATTTACACTACAAAACAAAAACACTATAAGCCTATATAACATAGTACTTGATCAACTATCAAGCAATAGCATAGATATTGAATGTGATAGATGTAAAGCATTTTTACTCAACGGTAATTCTATTCTCATAGTTGATAATATAACTAAACAGCCATTAAAAATAGCTATAGGTTCGTATTCCAAGGGAATAGAAATACAAGATATAGATCCATCTATATCATTATCTCTTGAAGCTCTCTATCCATTCTATGAATTTAGCTATCTTACATCAAGTACAAATAACCTAATATATAAGGTAACCTTTAAACATGATTCTCTAGACATCAAAGAATTCATTAAATGTAAAAATATTAAGAATGCTGTTTATGGAAAAAACAAAGTAACGATATGTTCCAATGACCCTGACAACCTTCTACTAATAACTAATGGCATCTATAGCACTGAATATAGTATCCAAAAGAATACAGAGGATGTTAAACCTATAGACATTAAAATATTTACAAATAGCATCTATATAAAATTTGATACCATAGGCGGATTTATCTTCAAAAAAGATGGTGACATAACTAGAATAGGATTATCTAGAGAGTTTGAGCCCTTAGGAATATTCGAAGATGGTAACATCATTGGAATTACTCACGATACATTGTCTATTGTTAATATAGAGAAAAACTCTATTACTACTATTGCAAAAATTAATACAAATAATCTTATAGATTTATACATAGACGAATATAACAATAGAATATCAGCTACATATAAAGATCATATAACATTATTCGATATTAATGAGAAGCCCATTTTTATAGAGATACCATGTATAAAACCATTACATAGTATACCTATAGACAATTACTTGATAGTATTTCTACAAAATGAAATTAGAATCTATCTTATAGATAAAACTAGCAATAGAATATACTTTGAGCATATAGCAACACTACCAAGAAATTTAATTCATTGTACGGGTGTTTCGAGAACTAATATAATATGTATTGATCGTATTGGAAGATTTATTCTAGCTAATGTTGAAAAACTCATAAAGTTATTGAACTCTTTATCGAGTATTAAGATTATTAGAAGCCATCATTCTAATATCTCTACAGTATTAGCCCCGGACTACATGCCCATTACACCCATAAAATTTGGTTATCATCAAAACATTGACTATAAAGTTCATAGATTAGATAGCTTTAAGGCAATTATAATGATAAACCATGAAGAAACTAAGATTAAGGAAACTTCTATGGAAATAGATGGAGTCTTCAGCCACATAAATACCACTATAAAACTCGATGACAATACTAGAATTATTGATAGTTATAGAAACATAAAGATTTTACATAAAATCAATGTCATGAATACTGAATACCTATTCCTAGATCCTCCACTCAATAGCAATACCATAGTAATACCACTAGCAAATATAAGAGATGTGAAAGTTGTGAAACCATCTATCATCAAAATATCTAAAGATAGAAATAGCTTAAGATGTGTTGTAGCCATAGCAAAGGAGTTGAAAGGCGTTAGATTTGGTATGCTTATGGAGAATAGCGATAACAATAACATTACCGATATTAGCAATATTGTAAAAATGTTTTCCAATAGAATCTGCATAGAGAAATTAGATTTAATTGAAGCTAAAATCTTTTGTTCAAATTCTATACATACACTCAAATCTGGATGTATAGCTCTAGATAAGTGTCACAATCTCCTTGCAATACATCTAGTAATTCATATAGATGGAAATAGCATAGAAATCCCCCTACCTCTTGATAAATTTGTCAAAGCTAGAAATATCTATTATGAAGATAAACCAAGTTTAAATCTGTTACATACCAATGAATTTATAATAACTATACCTACGACATGTATATCTATAGACAATCCTATGATAATATTTGAAGAAAATTCAATAATATTTTCTATTAGACTGACAAATAAATGTAATAACATATACATAAACATATTAACATCAAAAAATAATTCCTATCTCTTATCACCACAAGAGTCTAAAGCTATCAATATTAAAATAGATATCAATACACTGATTAGAGGATATGAATATCTAGCAATAATAGAACCTGGAGGAAACAAAATTCTTTTATTTAACATCCCATTAGACTACATTATTGCTCTTAGTACTAAAACCGCTTTAAAAATGCTTAATCTTTTGGGACTTAAACATTGATCATAGATTACATAACTACACTTATATACAAATTCATCAACAGATTTTATACTAGAGCCTCTAATGTTAGATGCAATATTATAAAACCTGGTATATATAAATGTAGCAATGGAGAAAAAGAGCAAATCCTTGCTCTTTTCACCTTTACTAATAGTATGCATATAGAAGATCTAAGTAATGAAGATGTAGTATATATATTAAGGAAACTTCTGAATTCTCTATATATACAAGGCTGTAGAGTTTCCATATATACATCCCTAGAACCTGTGGATATAGAGAAATATTTATCTGAGTTAAATAGGAAACTACAAATGAAATTAATAGAACTTGAACTAGATAAAGCTAATACTAAGCTAAGAAGTGATGTTGAAAGAATTATTGAAACTAAACGTAAAATACTTAGGAATATACCTCCTATATCCATAGAAAACATTGTAGCACTAACATGTAAGACAGATAAGGAATACATACTCTTGAATGCTATTGAAAAAATACCCTCAGCATTGAAATCCGCATTTGGTATCAATACTAAACCAGTAATAGATATGTTCCTGGCATCATCAATAGCCAATTTTTGTACTACAAAAACATTTACCATCTAGAAAAATATTATTAGATTCTGCCATATATCTATATCCTCTATTAACTACAGACGGAGATATAGATAATAGAAATGAAAATTGTATATATCTAGGCATAAACCCTGAACTTGGAAACAGAATAACATGGTGTATTAACCAGACATTTACAGCACACGCCTTTATAGTAGGACCAAGTGGTTCAGGTAAAACAATTTCATTAGCAACTATAGCATCTAGATTCAACAATACATTCAGATCTAAAGTAATAGTGTTTGATATTAAAGATGAATATAGGTTTCTTCTAAAACTATTTAACTTAGAACATAAATATGTAGATCTATTAAAAACACCTATACCACTATGTTATTGTAATGAAGATAAAGATTCAACTGAAAAAAGAATAAATATGTTTATCAACATAGTCTCTAAGGCATACTCAATATCTCCTATGAATAGAAGATTCTTACGAGAGTATCTACATTATTTATGTAGTCATTGTTTACCAATAGAAACTCTATATGATATAGAGCATATTGATAGTTCATTAGGCGATGTTATAAACGATATAGCATCTAGTTTCGCTATATACACTGAAAAATCTTTTGATCCATTAATATATATGACGAATAATAACATCATATTTAATTTAAAATCCTTATTTCTAAGAAGTAGAGCTCTTAGTGCTATAACCATATTCTATATAATGACTCAATTATTATCAACTCAAAGTATAGCAGTAAATACCCCTCCAAGATATGTAATAATATTAGATGAACTATGGTATATAGTTCCTCATATTATCGATGACCTAATCAATATGTTATCAAGATACTCAAGAAGCTATGGAATATCAATACTTATGTCAACACAGAATATTGATGACATTAATCCATATACCGATGCTATTATAGGAAACTGTGGTATGATCTTAGCACTTTCATCACAGTCATATAGTTATTGGCTTAGAATCAGTAGATATTTAAATATATCGAAACGAATGATAGAAAAAGCATTGAAATTCTCTGACCAGGGTACTGGAATTATTAGGGTATATCCCTACTATACACCAAGTCTAATATATATAGATCCTTTGGAGAGTGATGCATAATATTAGATATTAAAATATACATTCATTAATTGATCATTATTTAGCCTAAAGCCTTAAGTTGTGTGTTGAAACAAAACAGATTCCTATTTCTACTTCTCTCTACCAAGATCTTCATATATCTCCTTAGGAGCGATTAGCCTAGCACCACGACTAGCTTCATGTCTCTTCTTAAGCTTTCTCTCCTTGTACTTCTTCCTCCATTTATGTTTATGTGTTTCCTTAAGTCCTCTTAGAGATATCAATCCTCTCATCTTTCTACCTGCAGATGTCTTTCCTCTAAAGACTCTCCCTCTCTGACTTGGGTGTGTTATCCAATTTAGGTCAGGATCATTTATTATTGCTGGATGATGTGGGTCTACTAGTATAACTTCATAGAATTTATAGAGACCATCCTCCCCAACATAATAACTGTTTAACACTTCAAGATTTCTATATTTTCTAGCTGCTCTTTCTTCTGCTATTAATCTAAGACTCTTCCTTGGGGCATGGCCATAAATACCCATTCTCTTTGGTCTTCTACCAGATCTTGGACGAGGCTTTCTAAGTCCTCCTTTTCTAACTCTTACTCTAACAACAATAATACCTGGTTTGGCTTTATATCCAAGTCTTCTAGCTCTATCTATTCTTGTTGGTTTCTCTATTCTAACAATTGATGGCTCTCTACGCCATTTAATCAATCTTTGCTTCATTAGTAATCCATGCTCACCTTCATATGGGCGTTTCCATAGGAGTGCCATATAGGCGTACATAGATTTAGCCATATCCTTCTCCTTAATATATCTTCACTTCTAGATACTTTCACTAAAATCTTAACAGATTTTAAGCTGTAATGAATATTCTTACTTAGGATAGGTGAAGAATTATAGCTCCTCCAAAAATAACAATAGGATTACTGGGTAAGACAAATGTGGGTAAGTCAACATTCTTTTCTGCAGCTACAATGATTCCCGTAAAAATTGAGAATAGACCTTTCGTAACACTAGAGCCACATGTAGGAATCTCCTATGTCAGAAAACGCTGTATTCATCCAGATCTAGGATTACCAAAATGCACTCCTGTAAATTCTCTGTGTATCAGAAATGAACGATTTATCCCTGTAACACTTGTTGACCTCCCTGGACTTGTTAAAGATGCACACAAGGGCAGAGGACTTGGTAATAAGTTCCTAGATGCAATAAGGCAAGCTGATGCCCTAATCCATGTTGTTGATGCCTCTGGTTCTACAGATGAAGATGGTAGAACTGTAAAGCCTGGGTTTAGAAATCCATTAGAGGATATCATAACTATAGAACATGAATACGAAGAGTGGATGTATACAATAATTTCACGTGATTGGCAAAGATTTGCAAGAGCTCTAGATACTATGAATCCTAGCGAAGTTGTAGAAGCTCTTGCACAAAGGTTATCAGGTTTATCGATCCGAAGAGAACATGTAGCTAAAGCTTTAGCTATTAGTAAACTTGAGAATACAAAACCTTCAAGTTGGAGAGAAGAAGAGCTTAGGCTTTTTATACATAGCTTAAGGGTTATAGCCAAACCAATAATTATAGCTGCTAATAAGATAGATATACCTGAAGCAAGAGACATATTGAAGGAGCTATATAGAGAACTAAGTGATAGAATAATAGTACCTGTAACATCTTTGGGAGAGCTTCTTCTAAGGAGATTAGTAGAGAAGGGAGCTATAGAATATCTACCTGGAGATAATACATTTATCATTAAGGATAGCTCTAAACTTACACAACAAGAGCTAAAGGCATTGTCAATAATTGAAGAAATATTTAAAATCTATGGTGGAACAGGTGTACAGAAGGCTATAAATGAAACTGTTTTCACAGGTCTTAATATGATTGCTGTATATCCTGTTGAAGATCCAAATACATATACAGATAAGAAAGGAAACATCTTACCTGATGTTTATCTTGTGCCCCAGGGAACTAAGGCTATAGATCTTGCATATATGGTTCATACAGATCTAGGTAAAGCTTTTCTATATGCTATAAATGTTAGAACAAAACAGAGGTTAGGAAAAGAATACATACTTAAAGATAATGATGTGATAAAGATTGTTGCAGCTACTTAATAGGTGATTAAAGTGAGAAGAGATATAGAGGTTACAGAGATAACTATAACAACGCATTGTCATGCCACAGAAGATATAGAGAAGGTGAAGAAGGCTTTTTTAAATGTAATTCCAAGAGAATTACATGGATCTACAAAGATAGATATTGAGGTTTTACACGGATATTATGGAAATCCTATCACCAAACTTAAATCGAGATTTAAAAATAATGAAGCTATACAAGTTCTAAAACATATATTATCACTACTTAGTAAATCCGATATTTCCTATATTTTATCATCTCTTGAATTAAGATATTATAAGAAAAGCAATAAGATCTATCTTAGATTGGATAAACAAGCGGCATACCTAGGTAGATTAGCATTATATGAAGGAGATGATGCTATAGTAGTAGAAATTTCCTTCTCGGTATTAAAATCATTAGAGGCTGTTAAAGAATACATAAATAGATTGTATATGGAGCTTCAAAATGTTGATAGATCTATTTCTAGCAGTTGATAATTGTAAAGAACTTTTAAAGTATTTAGCTATTGAAGATTCAGCATATATTATAGGGTTAAATAGAAATGTATTGGAATGTCTTATAGATCTACAGCCAAAGGATAGAGATATTGTCCTCATTCCAAGAGCTATTATGGAGATTTCCAATGAGAATTTAGATTATGTGTTAAAAAATACTAGGTATAGCATCCTAGGACTCATACCACAGGAGTTATCAGTTGCAAGAAGATTAGCAAAAATAAAAAGGACTCTTACTTTAGTTAATAATCCAAATAATATAAAGTTTATGAATGAAGAACAAGTAAACTTCATGGCTCAATCTCCCTCAAAGAAATTCATAGAGATACATCTTCTTGGATATATGAAATTGATAGTAAAGAGTAGTAGTACTGTTGAAAAACTACTTAATACTCTAGGTAATACTATTGAAAATGCACTTAAGCTAGATGTTGGTATAGTGGTGTCCTCTGCTAGTACCTATAAAGATTTAATACTTCCTATACATATGGATGTCTTTCTATATGCATTAGGTTTTACTAAGCGTGAAAGAAGATTAATTTTAGAGGTATATCCTATGGAACTTCTAGATATTTGGATGAAAAATGGAGTTGATTAATATGCTAATGGACTTACTTCCACTGATTCTCTCCATAGTAGCTATAGCTATTGCCATCATATCTATAGTAACAATCAGATATATTTATAGATATTTGTACAACCTTTTAGAGGAATTAGATATCTCTACAATCATTTCGAGGAAGAAGAGTAAAAGAGTTAAGAGGTATATTGCGATAAAAATTTTGTGTCCTGAGGAAACAGATATTGTTACCTATATTAAATCTCTCTCAAGAGATATCAATGAATTATTAGGACCTATAGGAAGAATTAGGTGTGGAGTTACATTAATATCTTTTAGAGCTGATAAGAGGAGAGCTATATTAAGGGTAGTGGGTTATAGTGAGTGTGTTAAACATGTTCTTCTAATATTATCAATACAACATCTATTAAAAAATCAATGCATTGCTATTCCCATTAAAACTTCAGGGCTTTTGACAAGGATTAGAAAATTTGTTGGGTATAAGTAGATAGTAATCTATTTAGAGGGTCTTATTTCTAATTTATCAATCAATTCATTGAGTAGCTTCAATGCCTTAAAATAGTTCTCTTTACCCATATCTGTTAGCCTATATAATGTCTCTCCACCAATATTCTCCCTTTTCAGTAACCCTTCGGAGGTCATCCCATAAATAACCCTATATACAGTTATTGTAGAGGGTTTAAATCTAAATCTTTCTTCAATTTCCTTCTTAATATCATATGCTTTAAGTGGTTCATTTTCCAGTAGTACTCTTGCTATATATAGCCATAATACCTCTATGGTAATCTTTCTTTTTAGTCTTCTTAGAGCTCTTGAACTCATTTTTCTACACAAATCCTTTAGATCTAAATATAAAGACTTATATATTTCTCTGGAGAAATATTTCTGGGTGTAAATATGATTAGAATTGGAATTATTGGTGTAGGAAATATAGCATCAATGTTAATACAATCTATAGAATATTATAAGAATAATCATGGCATCCCCGGAATAATACATGAGATAATTGGCGGCTATAAGGTAGGAGATTTGGATGTGGTCTATGCTATTGATATATCAAGGGAAAAGGTAGGTAAGGATATTTCTGAAGCAATATTTGCAAGACCTAACATTACACCAAAATTTGTTGAAATGGATAAGAAAGGTGTTATAGTTAGAATGGGTAGGATTTTAGATGGTGTAGCAGACCATATGATCGAAGATTTTATGCCTGCTAATGAAAAAGAGCCATCGATAGAAGAGCTTGTGAATGAACTTAGAGATGCTAAAGTTGATGTGTTAATAAACTTGTTACCTGTAGGAAGTGCACAAGCCTCTAGATTCTATGCTAAGGTTGCCGCTATGGCAGGTGTAGCATTTATTAACTCTATACCAGAATTCATAGCCAGTGATAAGGAGTATTGTAAGCTTTTCGAAGAAAATTCATCGCTTATCCTAGGAGATGATATTAAAGGTCAACTAGGTTCAACTATTGTTCATAGAACTCTGGCAAGCCTAATATCTATGAGAGGTGGTGAGATTGTAGAATCATATCAATTAAATATTGGTGGAAATACAGACTTTAAGAATATGGTTGATATCTCTAGACTTACAAGTAAGAAGATAAGTAAGACTATGGCCGTGGCATCTACACAGCCAAGTCCAGAGGAAATAGCAGAAAAGATTTTTGCAGGTCCCAGTGGATATATTCCATTTCTTGGAAATACAAAGGTATCATATATCTATATAAAAGCTAAGATGTTCATGGGACTACCTGTAACAATAGATCTAAAGTTAACAGTAGATGATAAGGCTATGGCTACACCAATACTCATAGATGCTATAAGAATTGCAAAGGTATTAAAGGATAGAGGTATCTATGGTTGTCCTGATTGGGCTTCTGCACCCTACTTTAAACATCCTCCAAGGCAGGCTAAAAGCGATGAAGAAGCATTGCTAAGGCTATATATGAAACTTGAAAATCTTGGCATAGAGATCTATCCAAAACGTTTACCAATACTAGACCTACTATCATTAAAGCTATAACGATATTCTATAGCTCCAAATATATTCTAATTAATTATATTAAGCATTGCAACAATATATGATGAACCACTATATTTTGTGCTTATTATTCCTCTAACAATAAATAATTCTAAGAGATGATGAAGCCGCTCCAATCATTGCAAGAACTGTGATGAACCTGCGACGAACTGATTCTTGAACAGTCTCCCAACTTCCCTAGCTATGGCACTATATGTTTATTAGAGAGGAGCTTAATGTAAAAACAAAGTGTTTAGTAAGATAATAGATCTTGGATAAGAAAAAGATTGTGTAAAATATATGAGGTTGGAGTAGACTAGCTAGTTTATAAAATCTATTCTATAGATATAGGATGGTAATGTACCGTGAATAATCTTTATCTTGTTTACGACTATATCTGATATGCTATCAATAACTCTTTGTGTTACTCTTATAGCTGATGTTATAAATACAGCTCTTCTAAAGTTACTATCCTTGAGTATCTGTAATAGTTTTAGATATAGATCAAAAAGCTTACCAGGCTTCATTCTATGTCCATATGGAGGATTAAATATAGCTAAATCTATCTGTACACCAAATTCATGTTCAATTGATTTTATTATCGGTATTACTTCTAATGCATTCCTAGAGATAAATAGTGTTATATCGTCTACTCCCATATTCTTAGCATTTATAATAGCTCCCTCTACAAACTTAGGATTGATGTCTATCCCTATATACCTTCTATCAACATCAATATTAGGTCTATCTCTACATAATCTCTTAATATGTTCCACTACTTCAGCATGTATTCTTTCAAGAACCTTTATATTTATAGCATTAATATTGATACAAGGAACCTCTACCCCTTTAGCAATTAACGCTGCCTCTATTGGTATAGTTCCACTGCCACACATAGGATCAACAATACCAATTTCAGGTCGCCATTCTGCATATCTAAGCATAGCCGCTGCTATAGATGATTTGAGAGAAGCTGGATGATAAAACAATCTATTTCTTATATGTAGAGATCTTCTAGTAAGTGCTAAACCCACTAAGAGTCTATCATTGTTTAACTCAGTATATATCTCGATATCTGGATTATCTAGATTCACCTTTAGCCTAACTCCTCTAGAAGCCATATAGCTATCTATAACAGCTTGACCAGCAACTCTAGCAATATCTATACTTGTAAATGTGTGTTGCCCTATCCTTTCTGATCTAATAGCAAAACTTTCATGAGGATATATAGTATGTGAAAAGTCTATAGATCTAATAACATTATAGATCTTGTCAAGAGAATCAATATTGTTGGAGATGAATAGAAGAAGATATATATTATTAACTATCCTAGATCTAAATACATTTGCAATTCTATCATTAGAAATTGTTATAAAGACTCTACCAGGAAACATATAGTAATTATCAATATCTACAAGACTAGATATTTCATCAAGAAGCAACGTCTCTAAACCTGTATCACATGTTAATAGCAATGTTACTTTGTCAGACAGCCACCGCCACCTCATCACTCGGGAGCGGTCGGGATTAACATCATCCACATCAATATCTCAAATCTGTAATAGTGCGGGGGGTGGGATTTGAACCCACGCAGGCCTTCGCCAGCGGGTCTTAAGCCCGCCCCCTTTGACCTAGCTCGGGCACCCCCGCACACTAATATCTTTAATGTCTCTCTGTATCTCTGAGTTTATAAGTATTGTGAAGAAGGTTTATGAGTTTTATTAGCCATTAACATTTTATAACACTTCTCGATAATTATTAAATTTCAAAGTACTCCCTCCCAATAATAAATAATAGGAATTCCTAAATCTGTACTTTGAATTTTGTTGAATACATAGGTATATGAAGAAGTATAGATAAAGTGGAGAAAATATAGAGACACTAAATTTCGTAATGTCTATGTCTACAAAAACTAAGAATGTTGTTAAGACTTCATACCTATACCTTTGTA
Above is a genomic segment from Ignisphaera aggregans DSM 17230 containing:
- a CDS encoding GTP-binding protein HSR1-related (COGs: COG1161 GTPase~InterPro IPR002917~KEGG: dka:DKAM_1385 GTP-binding protein, HSR1-related~PFAM: GTP-binding protein HSR1-related~SPTR: B8D6I0 GTP-binding protein, HSR1-related~PFAM: GTPase of unknown function): MKFLSLYEVSQIINRCDAIIEVVEARNPISLIDTRIEKIAKRMGKEIILVLSKSDLVPRNICLEWQEYFRDRGIVAICFSTVIKSSISRFKRFLVEHIEKRPAYYLLIGYPKVGKSSIINALKGYKSAPTSPYPGSPGYTKGVQLYLITPGIYIIDTPGVLPPITNDIEVTIRRQPIEMIENPVKIAITLIERILSFDVNTFRNIYRVHSTEPIEILRELAYKKGWLMKKYREPNIDEVARNIIRDYLNGKIPFYTSPRSILDDVKVFKPK
- a CDS encoding tRNA (guanine-N1-)-methyltransferase (COGs: COG2419 conserved hypothetical protein~InterPro IPR016009~KEGG: sto:ST0853 hypothetical protein~PFAM: tRNA (guanine-N1-)-methyltransferase~SPTR: Q973P5 Putative uncharacterized protein ST0853~PFAM: tRNA (Guanine-1)-methyltransferase), translated to MSIDIVAKSFSNSLKILGIDHIVLSRKVIKKYITKNVGGGDRVLHVLANAILLNKVRVCRKSVYGNPMWSFNGVTILYEVKNFREFEYCVIDRDEECFNDVTETIARYLKLIMPMKPLIIVDLSLFELHHDMELKVLVKQLVLAINTIRLWLTDLHIAIVNMPLYFNPLLNKISTLARICYDDSLYKTIELERAVLLDPYADEALTSQDILSNDYFIIGGIVDRKFSRPYATSMLLALNNLDIKSKSIRLGSSAIGVPNELNKIVDIVMRVRFLGESLESAIISNMSVDDKISRIVYEVRKRYSKDRVISKDIISKLMKSYSLEERYMNRILLRLKDFNII
- a CDS encoding hypothetical protein (KEGG: sso:SSO5209 hypothetical protein~SPTR: Q980Z7 Putative uncharacterized protein); the encoded protein is MSSKEKLGSILSALKDRIASPSDVISATGLPRYEVLAAFHILEALGLIEVVYVRGNYRLYRLSKEGEKILSALLNGNKFTIVVGEKEESFTTGSNVGNMEAVSTS
- a CDS encoding hypothetical protein (KEGG: hypothetical protein); this translates as MKYRDINIIEFRKSILSPLTRVKTYSFQPNKTLIYLDNTNSLLAHPYIQYIDSANTLIFSLAPFTLQNKNTISLYNIVLDQLSSNSIDIECDRCKAFLLNGNSILIVDNITKQPLKIAIGSYSKGIEIQDIDPSISLSLEALYPFYEFSYLTSSTNNLIYKVTFKHDSLDIKEFIKCKNIKNAVYGKNKVTICSNDPDNLLLITNGIYSTEYSIQKNTEDVKPIDIKIFTNSIYIKFDTIGGFIFKKDGDITRIGLSREFEPLGIFEDGNIIGITHDTLSIVNIEKNSITTIAKINTNNLIDLYIDEYNNRISATYKDHITLFDINEKPIFIEIPCIKPLHSIPIDNYLIVFLQNEIRIYLIDKTSNRIYFEHIATLPRNLIHCTGVSRTNIICIDRIGRFILANVEKLIKLLNSLSSIKIIRSHHSNISTVLAPDYMPITPIKFGYHQNIDYKVHRLDSFKAIIMINHEETKIKETSMEIDGVFSHINTTIKLDDNTRIIDSYRNIKILHKINVMNTEYLFLDPPLNSNTIVIPLANIRDVKVVKPSIIKISKDRNSLRCVVAIAKELKGVRFGMLMENSDNNNITDISNIVKMFSNRICIEKLDLIEAKIFCSNSIHTLKSGCIALDKCHNLLAIHLVIHIDGNSIEIPLPLDKFVKARNIYYEDKPSLNLLHTNEFIITIPTTCISIDNPMIIFEENSIIFSIRLTNKCNNIYINILTSKNNSYLLSPQESKAINIKIDINTLIRGYEYLAIIEPGGNKILLFNIPLDYIIALSTKTALKMLNLLGLKH